The following proteins are encoded in a genomic region of Natrarchaeobius halalkaliphilus:
- a CDS encoding glycosyltransferase family 4 protein — MKIGINGLAAKMGGGVTYLQHLVTNILEVSDHRLHFFVSSVAVERFNLPIESDQLTVESVDTSGTASRLWYEQTYIPRQIVRENIDLLYSPSEIPLLMCPCKQVVANQNSHLYYDIDTEESFRQQVRKRVLARALEVSQSISESMIFVTESSKRKAARELAISEDNAYAIHHGVDPSFGDASNEGLITPAEERDYILMVSTLYKHKNVHNLILAYSRLPAETRHKHPLIIIGDKTTDKEYTQRIESMAKELEVAEDVSLVGRVPLSEVKSYYSNAHLFVFPSLIESFGLPLLEAMTAEVPAVASASASLPEVGGDAVLYFDPKDPDQISVIIEQVLNDEKLREDLIVRGRNRVKEFTWEKCAEETIEIFEKAVDPNE; from the coding sequence ATGAAAATTGGGATTAACGGCTTGGCAGCAAAGATGGGCGGCGGTGTGACATACCTGCAACATCTCGTAACTAATATTCTGGAGGTTTCAGACCACAGGTTGCATTTCTTTGTTTCATCAGTAGCAGTAGAGCGATTCAATCTACCTATAGAATCGGATCAATTGACGGTCGAATCGGTCGATACATCCGGGACTGCGAGTCGATTGTGGTACGAGCAGACATACATTCCCCGACAAATCGTCAGAGAGAACATTGACCTCTTGTATTCACCTAGTGAGATTCCTCTTCTAATGTGTCCCTGCAAGCAGGTCGTAGCGAATCAAAATTCTCACTTGTACTATGATATTGACACCGAAGAATCCTTCCGGCAGCAAGTTCGGAAACGAGTGCTTGCGAGGGCATTAGAGGTATCACAGTCGATTTCGGAGTCAATGATATTCGTGACGGAGTCATCGAAACGGAAGGCAGCACGCGAATTAGCGATTTCAGAAGACAACGCATATGCGATCCACCACGGTGTTGACCCGTCGTTCGGGGATGCATCTAATGAAGGACTGATCACCCCAGCGGAAGAACGTGACTATATTCTCATGGTATCTACCCTATATAAACATAAGAATGTACATAATTTAATTTTGGCATATTCTCGACTCCCGGCAGAGACTCGACATAAGCATCCGCTCATTATTATCGGCGACAAAACAACTGACAAAGAATACACACAAAGAATCGAATCGATGGCGAAAGAATTAGAGGTTGCAGAAGATGTATCCCTTGTAGGCCGTGTCCCTCTGAGCGAGGTCAAGTCCTATTACAGTAACGCTCACCTGTTCGTCTTTCCATCGCTAATCGAATCGTTCGGGCTACCGCTACTGGAAGCAATGACCGCTGAAGTCCCTGCTGTAGCCTCCGCAAGTGCGTCTCTTCCTGAAGTCGGTGGTGACGCAGTGCTGTACTTTGATCCGAAAGATCCAGACCAGATATCCGTTATCATCGAACAAGTATTGAACGACGAAAAGCTGCGGGAGGACTTGATCGTTCGTGGCCGAAATCGAGTCAAGGAATTCACGTGGGAAAAATGCGCGGAAGAAACAATCGAAATATTTGAGAAGGCTGTCGATCCCAATGAGTGA
- a CDS encoding O-antigen ligase family protein, whose translation MNVLILGTVFGICMLWSSRHDEYIELPRFIFLPLLAIWAFFIISSVTVSPTISQSVLQTVAAIAISGTAIFIIPKVYSSGSFLFHIFLISFVLGLFSVLALILPLESIGPVELLRAVPYEEYVIFGEARYGEVPIAGLENPNQLSVVLLPGVLAGVSYLRTAVSKKPMSEIVISGIALLFPLISLILTRSRGGFIALIVGVVTFIAIHHFSTTIVRIFCLSGIIGSLLVLAPTGIGPVPSLIELVSEPRAWRWKHAIDSMQKQPFLGYGPGNSRLATQSGTQPHNAYYMLGLWGGLGPFILYLYMFARILLVSVRDRVNTMPAVFPAILTSYWIYSLFESVTIFHFTAPSVILVVTFGFVAHSFVTD comes from the coding sequence GTGAACGTATTGATTTTGGGAACCGTCTTCGGCATTTGCATGCTCTGGTCAAGTAGACACGACGAGTACATTGAATTACCAAGGTTTATTTTTCTCCCACTATTGGCTATTTGGGCTTTCTTTATAATTAGCTCCGTTACAGTTTCACCAACTATATCGCAATCAGTTTTGCAAACTGTGGCGGCTATCGCCATTAGCGGAACTGCAATTTTCATTATCCCGAAAGTGTACAGTAGTGGATCGTTCCTGTTTCATATTTTCTTGATTTCGTTCGTTCTAGGATTATTTAGCGTCCTCGCACTCATCCTGCCACTTGAATCGATTGGACCAGTGGAATTGCTCCGTGCTGTGCCTTACGAGGAGTACGTTATATTCGGGGAAGCAAGATATGGTGAAGTCCCTATTGCTGGGCTCGAGAATCCGAACCAGTTATCTGTAGTTCTTCTCCCTGGAGTTCTCGCTGGAGTCAGCTATCTAAGAACTGCAGTAAGTAAAAAACCAATGAGCGAGATAGTGATTTCTGGAATTGCGCTATTATTCCCACTGATATCTTTAATACTGACGCGATCTCGAGGGGGTTTCATTGCACTTATTGTTGGCGTTGTGACGTTCATAGCGATACACCACTTCTCCACGACTATAGTTCGAATATTCTGCCTGTCCGGTATTATTGGAAGCTTGCTTGTTCTCGCACCCACTGGAATTGGTCCTGTTCCTAGCCTAATCGAACTTGTGTCGGAGCCAAGAGCATGGCGATGGAAACACGCGATTGATTCGATGCAAAAGCAGCCATTCTTGGGATATGGACCAGGGAATTCACGCCTCGCCACCCAGAGCGGGACTCAGCCACATAACGCATACTACATGCTGGGACTGTGGGGTGGTCTTGGGCCATTCATATTGTATCTGTACATGTTTGCGCGGATATTGTTGGTTTCTGTACGAGACCGAGTAAACACGATGCCAGCGGTATTTCCGGCGATCCTGACCAGTTACTGGATCTACTCATTGTTCGAGTCGGTGACCATTTTTCACTTCACTGCTCCTTCAGTAATTCTTGTAGTCACATTTGGGTTCGTTGCTCACTCATTTGTTACAGATTAA
- a CDS encoding glycosyltransferase family 2 protein gives MANYVVAMDEGLVSVIIPTYYRNNELESAIESVLRQTYKNCEVIVVDDSGEQYAKSLVDCYDGVNYIGLEENRGANYARSIGTYKSNGCAIQFLDDDDIIHEKKIEKQMALLNRYSGVVYCGFQRNNIIHLPPERGKGNVLKVTLGFDLNKCITSSMLIRTDLVKDILPFPNLPGSDDTYLKIELAKRTCFDFVSEPLVEKRSLNDSRGSGEGALYGMKEVIELFDGLYNEYDPEVKKSAISSFYLRKGSLELEKSGWSHRATIDIFKSLVYSPNIFNIGYFLCAIFGRPGVKVGKFIFNKASNNRSM, from the coding sequence ATGGCAAATTACGTCGTGGCCATGGATGAAGGTTTAGTATCAGTCATCATTCCGACATATTATCGAAATAACGAGTTGGAGTCAGCAATCGAAAGTGTATTGAGGCAGACATATAAAAACTGCGAAGTAATTGTAGTCGATGACTCCGGAGAACAATACGCAAAAAGTTTAGTAGATTGCTATGATGGTGTTAATTACATAGGGTTAGAAGAAAATAGAGGGGCAAATTATGCTAGATCAATTGGCACATATAAATCTAATGGATGCGCCATCCAATTTTTAGATGATGACGATATAATCCATGAGAAAAAGATAGAAAAGCAGATGGCTCTTTTAAACAGATATTCAGGTGTAGTATATTGTGGGTTTCAAAGGAACAATATAATTCATTTACCACCAGAAAGAGGAAAGGGAAACGTGTTAAAGGTGACACTCGGGTTTGATTTAAATAAATGTATTACATCCTCCATGCTAATTAGAACTGATTTAGTTAAAGATATTCTACCCTTCCCCAATTTACCTGGTTCGGATGACACTTACTTAAAAATAGAGTTGGCAAAGCGAACATGTTTTGATTTTGTTTCTGAACCATTAGTTGAAAAACGTAGTTTGAATGATTCAAGAGGATCAGGTGAAGGTGCCCTCTATGGCATGAAAGAGGTTATAGAATTATTCGATGGACTTTATAATGAATATGATCCTGAGGTCAAAAAATCAGCTATTTCATCATTCTACTTGAGAAAAGGGAGTTTAGAATTGGAAAAGTCAGGTTGGTCTCATCGTGCCACCATCGACATATTTAAATCTCTAGTTTATTCCCCAAATATATTTAATATTGGGTATTTTCTATGCGCAATATTTGGGCGACCAGGAGTTAAAGTAGGGAAGTTTATATTCAATAAAGCTAGTAACAACCGTTCAATGTAA